Part of the Vigna angularis cultivar LongXiaoDou No.4 chromosome 1, ASM1680809v1, whole genome shotgun sequence genome, acaaataaaatgagTAATTCCGAATTGTAGACATATTCTCTTAAAGGGTGAATTTTCTTTAACACTTATATATCCACCCAATTTTATATCCATCCAACTATTGTTATTTCACAACAAAGTACACAAATATAACTTGTCACATAATGAAGAGTTGAATCACATTATACTCCCAACAAATCACATTCACACTTTTCAAATGATTTGGGCGATTAGTTATTTCATTCCTTAACCATTTATTACGTGAATATCTTTTCACATTGAAAACAAcacaatcaaattattttaatcgtAATAGGAAGTGGGTCCATTATAGTCAACTCATAAGGATATGGTCAACGAATGCTACATAAtgaaaatagattttttaataGGTCAGACTGAGATATTCTACAAGTGGTAAATATGTAATCTAATTTGTAAGCAAAAATTTGATACCGAGGAGATTCgggtaattttttttccttttggtttaaattttttcCTAGGCAATCGAGGCCAACAACTGATAATCAGATAATTTagtaaaaacaagaaaaaagaatacAGAAAAAGGCAAAATATTTCGTCCTATACAAGAAATCACCACTAGTATTTCGATCGCTAGAATCGATTTCTCCTATGTTACAATAAAATGAACAAGTTTTCCAGGCTTCTGCATCAAACAGCGAGATGTCTTGGTAGGTAAAATTTCAAAACTCCTTCCAGAACTATGAtcaagagagattgagagaaattACAGCGGTATATGAATCATTCATTACGgattgaataatatttatcCCACAGAGTTTGTGATTTCGATATTTCATTCATAAGATTCTTGAACTTGACACTGCAATCTCCTCCACTGCATAATGTAaagtcaatatatatatatatattatatatatacgtTTCACAAATAAAcagacaaaaatgaaaagagaaacaTAAAGGAGGAAAGATTCACTTCAATAATAAACAGATCCACTACCAGAAAATGAGAGGATTGTAAAATGCGACTAGTATATTTGTCAGAGAAAAGGTAAATTGTTCTTGTCTCACATAATATGGTTGCAAAAATAACCACACTTGGCATATAGTCAGTGTTTTCAAAACGTGAAAAAGAAGTCCACTTTAAACAGTAATTGTTACAATTTGTGTAACATACTGTTTTTATAATACTCAATGAATTAAGATGCAAAACATAAACTTTGCCTACAAGAAAATATCACAGGCTGATTTGAGTATTCTTAAGTGGTGTTTGGCTATTTAGATCTTAAAAGgtaatttaaaaggaaaacaaaaacaattaaagcTATTTagtaatttatagtttttttagaTTCACGGTTacttctaaattaaaaattcttttaaggTCATCAGTCTCGAAtagtgaagaaagaaaaagggaaaaggtAGCTTTTATCTAAAAGCCTTCCTAAAACTGTTAGGTCCAATTTTTCCTTTTACTAGATTTCTAAGAAAGGCATTCTTCATTTGATTTATTAAGCGTCAGCAAAAGACGAGTAGTTCGGTTCGCAAACAGGTCAAAATACATACCTTATGCGGTTCAAGGATGCAATAGCCCGTAGTGCACTTCGAATCATGTCTTCATTACGATCTACTTCTTGCTTGACCGCGTCTTGCTTCGGCTTAAAATTAATAGTCTTCTGGAGAGGATCAACCAATGAATCCAACactgaaaggtaaaaatacGAGTTAGAAAAGAGAGATGCAACACGGAAAAGGCTTGATACTACGCCAGAGGCAAAATCAACCTGCTAAGACTGCAGAAGGACACTTGTCAGCTAGTTTTGAAAGTATCAAGTGGCACGGCATTTTAACATCATAGTGATCtgaaaaaacacaaatatatccTTAAAATTAGTACCAACAAAGATACTGTTGGATTCTCAATCCTCTGAGCATTACCAGTACAAAAACATATTCAGCAGAGTATAGAAAACAATTTCCGAGTGCTGCTTAGTAGCAATAGcacaaaactaatttttttcattaaacttAGCACACGAATCAtcgtaaaaaaattatatttgcaGACATCGCGGTGGAAAACGGATGATAGAGTTCATccaaagaaaatatatcaactgtcaacacaaaattaaaaattttcccTTGAAGCAGCCTATCTGCTTGCAGGAGTACGGCTATAACAGATAGAGAGTATTGTGCACCATGTTCCCTTAAGGACAAGTGAATCAGAACCAACAAAGTAATCCGCAGTGATGGATAAAAGATTACAACTAATGCTTACCATCCAAACCAGACTTAAGATAAGGAACAATGAATGATGAGGGGTTCACTTGATCAAGACAACTATCCAGTAATGTGTCTACACATTCAAAAGCTGCCTTCCTCAATTCAAGTCCATCATCCACAATATGCTTGAAAGGACCAAGATCAACCGTCCTTATGAGCTCTTGCTGtcaaaatttcattataaaaatcaGATCACCTCCCATATATAAAGTGGACTCAAAAACCACTAcagaatatattaaaattaaattaaatgttcaGAGTTAGAGGGAATAGAAAGTGTTTTTACTGTAATATGTATATACTCAACAGAAACATATGGAACAAAGTGTATCACAATTCAGGTTACCTTAACGATTGTTTGATCGTATAGAAGAGGCAACAGATCAGGAAGAAGCCCCTTGATGAGATTTGGCTTATTGTGTGCAAATGTGCTTAGAGCCAAAACAGCAGCTCTCCTAACATGCTGCATGCTCATAATAACAACCAGCAAAAAACAAGTTCAAGCTTAATACACCATCGCAATGTAAGGAAGAAATACACAACTAACAAAAGAACATAGCATGTTATATTTCTTAACATTCAGTAAGGTGATCAAAAGCTCACCCTGTCGTTATCCTTGATAAGCATCAGAAATGAGGATATTTCAGGGTATATGATCTCATCTATCTTCTCTGGACGTTCAACAATAGAGTACTTCACAGCAATGACAACAGTAGCTCGAGTAAATGCAGCTGGGCTGGTTGTTCTTACCTACAGAAGTTTCAAAACATACAAATACAATCATCAAGTACGAAAGATGTAAAATACAGTCCCATGTGCAGGATactaaatgaaaatttaaataccTTGAGTGCAGGAACAAGTTTTACAGGCTCAATAAGTGCAATTTTGCCCAAACACTCCGCCACTACATTGCGCACTCCCTCTTCCTCACTTTCACAGTGGTTGAAGAGTAAATTAAGTATTTTCTCCACACTGGACTCTTGAAACTCTGCTTTATCAACAGATTGTCTCACAATAACCTGTCAGGTAGGGGGCAAGAGAATTgtgtatattaatattaaattaaacatttgtGAAGAATCATGATTGCgcatatatttaataatagaaAGAAATCACAACCAATTCTAATGTAACATACCTCTTTCAAAGAATGGAGCAAGAGATATTGTTTCTTCTGTTGATTATCAATCTGATCCAAGATAAATGGCAAGTATTTTGGAAGATTACCAACAGCAATGTTACCAAGAGCATATGAGGCAGCAGACTTTATCTCTTCAAAAGGAGACTGGAAAGATTCAATAACAATGTTTTCTATATGGTCATGTGTACTTAGATCCTTCCTTCTACCAATCTCCCCCAAGCATAAAAGGGCAAGGTGCTGTTTAGCCTTTGAAAATTAAAAGGGAAAAGCATTAATGATCACTACTTACAGAAGAGATGAACAATCTACTTTCGAagcattttattttctaatggAGAGCAGTGTTAGGAATAAACAATTCTACAGTATATTCTCAATCAGAATCACATTTCTCGGATATTGATTAAGTCAAAAATAGTAAATCCTTGTCATCATAAATTACTTTCTATTATTACATATAGAAATAACACTACTAATctcattacttttaaaaaatgattcatAAAGACAACTTTGGTTTAACAAGGAGACAATATTTCTATAATTCTATATTACCCAAACTTATATGTTTCTTGTAGTTTTATTGGAGATAAAAGCTTTAAAAGATTGGACACATCACCAACATGTACCAGTGAAGTATCCAAAAGTATGGGCGTAGGATATGGGAAAGAAATAAGAGTATTGCTGCTTCACAAGTTTGAGTACTTTATGGATAAGTACTACTGGTATCGGATacataaaacaaattgaaatgCTGGTGCTTCATAACACAGTAGAAACTTGGGAGAAAAAAATTACCGAATTAGAACTACTGTCATCCTTGAGAATGTCAGTAAGCATTTTCACCGTAGATGAGCACTTTTGATCACCAGCAGCAAGGCATAGAACGGCCACACACTGGGCAATCGAATGCAAAGCTTGTTTAGCAATGCCACCTGACTGAGGAGAAGGCTTAGCACAGGCAAGTAGTGACTCTAGCAGAGAATCAAAACTAGTATTTGCGGAGTAGACTAAAGCAGCAAAAAAGTTTTGCAAAGCCTGTAgcaataagaaaaagaaaacccttATAATGCATATATTATACTTCATATAAACTGGGACAAGGTCAGGCACATGTGTAAAAATTACCAAGAGTGCTTGCCCCTGCAACAATGAGCTTTTAATTAACGTTAGAGCTTGAGGAAGAACTTTGTTTCTAACAGCCAAACCAATACTTCGATTTGACCTCTTATCGCCCATTAATGTGCAGCAGAGTTCCAGGGCAAGAGCTGTCATGTGCAAGTCAGAATCACTGAAAcacaagcaaaaaaaaatggaatcaaTTATTTCATACAACTATACCGATGTACAGAAAGTAGATAAGGAAGACAAACCTAATTAGTCCAGACAGCTCTACAATAATAACTTCATAAGCAGACAACACAATCTTATCACCATAAGCAACTATAAGTGAATTCAAGGTTCCCAAGGTAGCTTGTCTTAAAGCACGATTAGCCTGTTTGCAAACCAGTAAAACAAGGCTTAGAACATTTCACGTGTTACAGTGAGAAACTCTCAAGAATATAAGCAAATTGAACTTAAAAATCAAATTGCCTTCATGAAATTCCAATAAAGTACATCATAAGCTGATAAACATATTATAGTGAGAGGAGTAGCATACTTTTCGAAGGAATGCAGTCAACTCTGCTACCACATGCTCCAGAACACATGACAGATCCACCCGAAGTGGAGAAGCAGCAATGACAGCAAATGCCTGCATAAGAATGGTAACATTCAAGACAAAAGCATCTAGCTACACAAATACTTCTATAGGAAAcacaattaaatatttcaatttaaataattgcacattcaaTTCCTACTACTTTTGGATTAGGGGAATTTCATCCTCAGATTAGCTAGGTTCGGTATGTAGAAAAATTTGCACCAAAACTGATTTAATTTCTCGATCCTTGAGGCATTGACAGAAAATAACTCTCTGACTGATCTCTAACTGTTCCACTTGGTTCCACAAAAAAGGCCAAGTTGTGAAGCATTGAAAAAAAATCTCACTAAGCTTCACTGGCGAGCAAacagaaattatttaattgcaAATTTTTAAAGTTGCATTTTCAGTATATTTTGTAGTTTTCCTTTCTGATTTCTTCCAGCAGAGAAAATAGATTTGCTGACGCTGGAACAGAATGTTGCCAATATCATGATAAAATCCAACAGTGACATCCATTCACATGAGACAAGTTGCAATAAACAGTGGCAAAAACATCCAACAGCGGCATCCAACATAAATTCCTTATTATTATACAATAAACAGTTTTTCAATATCACCAAGAGACAAGTTGCAAGCCAAGACAATCATCTTAATGCACAATATTCAACTGACCAACCTTAACAGCAGTAAGTCGAGTTATCTCATTTCCCATACGATCAACAAGCACAGGAAGACATGCAGGTAATTCTGCATTTAGATGGTCGCCAAATGTTGACACAATGAGTCCCATGCAGGAAATAGCACACTCCTTAACCTCCTGCACAGGAAAAAGGTTATATtgtatatgaaaatatataaagaattctTCTACAGTTATCCAACTAACCTGATCCTGATCTTGGTTTATTAAGCGTGACATAATGCCATTATATATGGGTTGAACATATGGTCTGAAATCAAAACCAGACCCCTGCACAACAATTTCATTCTGATGGTTAGAAATAGGCCTAAACATTATTTCTAAAACCAAAAACATAGACATACCTCAATGTTTGGCCGCACAACCCGAACAAGTTCTCCACATACTCTCAAGGCCTCTGCAGTGACCTTGTAATAACGTTCACCAACAGCTGACAGTACAGGAGCAGAAAGAGCCTACGAGCAGAAACATAAATGTAATTGATCACAAAATGCAGCCATGTGTTTATCCATATACATGGCAATTAACATACCACATATATGTCACTGCCTTGCATCAAAGAGTTTGACAGGAAAAGTTTAAGTCAATATGTGTCAAGGAATTGCTTCAGATAAAGGATTATGCAACCAAGGGAAGGATTTTATTTTGACACATCCCGCCTCATGAAGCCCCAATACTAGGTATAAAAGATGGTGTAGAACAAGATTTTTGTAACTGTCTATTGTGTGTACTGGTCTGGTCTGGCACTAAACAGAACCAGTCATAAACACAGGAGTGGCAGATATTGAATTTTACATAACTCAGTTAACTAGGAATGACACTATGTCAAAGAAACCATGGAACAAAAACCCTCATATAATACACTCCCTCTAGACTAAAATATAAGCAAAAAACGGTTGTCAGGTGGacttaaatataaacatatttcaaTTCCATAAACCTTATTTAATGCTACTCTTTCAGAAATACCCTTATCTTTAAACTCGAGCACATTCtcaacaaatataattaaggGTAATTTAGATGAAGTACCTCTTTATTCTATGGAAACAAGAATATTAAACGAACTTAACCACTATTCTTAATCAATGTGAAAGTAGTTAGTTTTGCTTAAAATTGAGTCCAAAGGTAGTATCTACTTTAAAAAGATCAACATACTCCATAATTGGAATacgaagaaaaaaaggaagagaaataGTGAACTAAAACAATAAGTTAATGACAAATagaggtaaaattaaaaatccgGAAAAAGATGAGGGAAACACTAGAGTgagtaataataatttcaaaggaGCATATTTTGTGAGGTTTTCTCTGAATTCAACACAATCATTAAGGCTATAGACATCACAGAGTGGAAAATCACAAAATAATCCACTTTTTTCAAGCATCAATTCTAGTGTTTTTCCAGTCTAAATTATGATAAGCAGTGTGACAAACAGTCCAAGGAGAAACGACCtacttttcaaattttggaGATAGGGTTTATTGGTATTGGGTCTAGCACGGAAGCCTAGCCACTAGTGCTgctaaagttttctttttttggatTCAAACTCTGCTCAAGGTGTTAAAAATGCCAATTTCAGCACCTAATATCTAGTGTGACAGCAGTAGCAGAGTTGCTCTCTCTCACAATCCAATTCTTCATGCTCAAGCGAAGCATGTAGAGCTTGGTGCCTTTTCCCTTCACGAGAAAGTTGTAGAGAACACTTTGAAGTTCAGCATTTCCCTTCTGATCAACAAACAATGTGTTGATTCTTCACCAATCTCTTTCTCCTACACCCTTCCGATTCTTTAGGACAAGCTGAAAGTGACTTCAAGAGGGTCACCTTTGGCTTAGGGGCTTATGTTAGAGTATATAGTCTAGCGAACTCATGGGAATTACTGTAAACCTGATGTATTCTGTCTCTCCTCTGTTAGTTAGATTAAGACAATTACTGTCCAGACAGATACTTTGAACCTGGACATTGTTGTACTCATTTCTCCAACAACAGAAAATCAATAACAAATTACAGATTCAGTTTCTCTCTCAGTTGATCTAGTTTCTTTAGAAATGCTAACAGcagatataaatttatgttttcacATGATAAAACTCACCCATTACTGTACCTGAATTGTTGCTATAACACAAGTGATAAAGCTTCACATAAACTAATTCAAAGATTAAATTAGACAGGTAATACTGTTTACCTTGATATAAGGGTGAAATACATCAGGAGAATGTGAAGATAACACCAATCTTGTAAATGTTAGAGCCTCAATCTTTAAATTCGAGGTGGAAGATTTGTCCTGACAATTACAAGAAAAGACAAAGCAATCAGTACTGGAAAACAAACTGAgtttatgataaattataattcaaaccAATATTGCCTACATTTAATGCTTTTTCAATTCCTGGAATGAGAGACCCAATGTGGTCTGCAAGACAGTTCGGCAATACAACCACAAGTTCTTTCAAAACAGAAAAGGCTCCAACCTGCATAGACATTGATGCTTAAGATTCCatggtaatttaaaaaaaaaaaaagtcaattacCAACTTTTGATGACTACTACCTTTGTCTTGATAGATTTCTCACGCAACTGCCTATTTATAGATTTGACAATCTTTGAGACTTCTTGCTTCAACAACCATCGAGGACTGCATTACATATCAGCCCTAAGACAGTCAATAATGGCTATATTTTATGACATATAGTAAAACCAAGGATTGTCAACAGGAAAGGCTGAAGTAATA contains:
- the LOC108344404 gene encoding cullin-associated NEDD8-dissociated protein 1 — its product is MANLALTGILEKMTGKDKDYRYMATSDLLNELSKATFKADADLEVKLTNIIIQQLDDAAGDVSGLAVKCLAPLVRKVSEVRVVEMTSKLCDKLLNGKDQHRDIASIALKTVVAEVSTQSLAQSILQTLTPQLIKGITGPGMGSEIKCESLDILCDVLHKFGNLMAADHELLLSSLLSQLSSNQASVRKKTVACIASLSSSLSDDLLAKATVEVVSNLKNKVTKSEMIRTNIQMIGALSRAVGYRFGPHLGDTVPVLINYCTNASENDEELREYSLQALESFLLRCPRDISVYCDEILHLTLEYLSYDPNFTDNMEEDTDDEGLEEEEDDESANEYTDDEDVSWKVRRAAAKCLAALIVSRPEILSKLYDEACPKLIDRFKEREENVKMDVFNTFIELLRQTGNVTKGQIDANEMSPRWLLKQEVSKIVKSINRQLREKSIKTKVGAFSVLKELVVVLPNCLADHIGSLIPGIEKALNDKSSTSNLKIEALTFTRLVLSSHSPDVFHPYIKALSAPVLSAVGERYYKVTAEALRVCGELVRVVRPNIEGSGFDFRPYVQPIYNGIMSRLINQDQDQEVKECAISCMGLIVSTFGDHLNAELPACLPVLVDRMGNEITRLTAVKAFAVIAASPLRVDLSCVLEHVVAELTAFLRKANRALRQATLGTLNSLIVAYGDKIVLSAYEVIIVELSGLISDSDLHMTALALELCCTLMGDKRSNRSIGLAVRNKVLPQALTLIKSSLLQGQALLALQNFFAALVYSANTSFDSLLESLLACAKPSPQSGGIAKQALHSIAQCVAVLCLAAGDQKCSSTVKMLTDILKDDSSSNSAKQHLALLCLGEIGRRKDLSTHDHIENIVIESFQSPFEEIKSAASYALGNIAVGNLPKYLPFILDQIDNQQKKQYLLLHSLKEVIVRQSVDKAEFQESSVEKILNLLFNHCESEEEGVRNVVAECLGKIALIEPVKLVPALKVRTTSPAAFTRATVVIAVKYSIVERPEKIDEIIYPEISSFLMLIKDNDRHVRRAAVLALSTFAHNKPNLIKGLLPDLLPLLYDQTIVKQELIRTVDLGPFKHIVDDGLELRKAAFECVDTLLDSCLDQVNPSSFIVPYLKSGLDDHYDVKMPCHLILSKLADKCPSAVLAVLDSLVDPLQKTINFKPKQDAVKQEVDRNEDMIRSALRAIASLNRISGGDCSVKFKNLMNEISKSQTLWDKYYSIRNE